A stretch of the Sulfolobus acidocaldarius SUSAZ genome encodes the following:
- a CDS encoding (2Fe-2S)-binding protein: protein MSIEVKEIEGYPIMIYRKDGKTYTWLAGCPHKRRPILEKGVEIFDDKIKCPFHYAVFSLITGEMLKEPESKTSCGSNCRLIQVKITDKLEFSGEPFIPTLQSKKGL from the coding sequence ATGAGTATTGAAGTTAAAGAAATAGAGGGTTACCCTATAATGATTTATAGAAAGGATGGTAAAACTTATACCTGGTTGGCTGGGTGCCCTCACAAGAGAAGACCTATTCTTGAAAAAGGCGTTGAAATATTTGATGATAAGATAAAGTGTCCATTCCATTATGCTGTATTTAGCCTTATTACGGGAGAGATGCTTAAGGAACCAGAGTCAAAGACAAGTTGTGGAAGTAACTGCAGGTTAATTCAGGTCAAGATTACGGACAAGTTGGAGTTCTCTGGTGAGCCCTTTATCCCCACGTTGCAAAGTAAAAAAGGCTTATAG
- a CDS encoding ferritin, with amino-acid sequence MFSSDPSVQARKEKLDKEEEVRALRGALMAELDAINYYLQQGKLFENEHLKRVHEDIAKEEIAHFGEFLRLLYEVSKEDFDYIVKGWKEASELIGSGHEIPIPRGQVNDDKDSEHKEDKTDSYQKEPSVEEIIHEALKQRKIRYAGTLRSYPDESISLFGFEETEREVTQKMDSQLYKIEYLSVEFKIRSDLPVNRTLNIIHRAGVKYSLMEDELLLSKHPLSIIERGRKEKASDWDIPGSIANDIIRGVQILETNGYSDPVTIISPELYTRLFRVYDKSGTYEIKLVKHATDIIVSPLIRGLAVVSKKGFYIMENTLVKVEFLGREGINSDYIIWGKIAPYLIDTNAAVVFLRQ; translated from the coding sequence ATGTTCTCTTCTGATCCGTCTGTGCAAGCGAGGAAAGAAAAGTTAGATAAAGAGGAGGAGGTAAGAGCACTACGAGGAGCTTTGATGGCAGAGTTAGACGCAATAAACTACTATCTTCAACAAGGTAAGCTTTTTGAGAACGAACATCTTAAGAGGGTTCATGAAGATATTGCGAAAGAGGAAATAGCCCATTTTGGAGAGTTTCTAAGGCTACTGTATGAGGTTAGTAAAGAGGATTTTGATTACATAGTTAAAGGTTGGAAGGAAGCATCAGAACTTATAGGAAGCGGACATGAAATACCAATTCCACGTGGACAAGTGAATGATGATAAGGACAGTGAGCATAAAGAGGATAAAACTGATAGTTATCAAAAGGAGCCCTCTGTGGAGGAGATAATTCATGAGGCTTTAAAGCAAAGAAAAATAAGATATGCTGGGACTTTAAGGAGTTACCCTGATGAGAGCATTTCTCTATTTGGATTTGAGGAGACTGAGAGAGAAGTAACACAGAAAATGGACTCACAACTTTATAAGATAGAGTATTTGAGTGTGGAGTTCAAAATTAGGAGTGACTTACCTGTAAACAGGACTTTAAATATCATACATAGAGCAGGGGTAAAGTACTCCCTTATGGAAGATGAATTATTACTCTCCAAGCATCCCTTGTCAATTATAGAAAGGGGTAGGAAAGAAAAAGCATCAGATTGGGATATTCCAGGTAGTATTGCAAACGATATAATAAGAGGAGTACAGATCCTAGAGACAAACGGATACTCTGACCCTGTTACGATAATCTCCCCTGAGCTCTACACAAGGCTTTTCCGCGTTTATGATAAGAGTGGTACTTATGAAATAAAGTTAGTGAAGCATGCTACAGACATTATAGTATCTCCTTTAATTAGGGGCTTAGCTGTTGTGTCAAAGAAAGGGTTCTACATCATGGAGAATACTCTAGTTAAGGTAGAGTTTCTAGGAAGAGAAGGGATTAATAGTGATTATATTATATGGGGGAAGATTGCTCCGTACTTAATTGATACTAATGCTGCAGTTGTATTTCTTCGCCAATAA
- a CDS encoding ABC transporter permease, which produces MNKWVIVFITSSSFFLGYFARVAWSIVSVYSTLKPNEFENGLIFSLFFIAYVIVQIPSGLLSDIFKPNLIALLSLIGLFISSLLSGIAQTILTLYVSSFMMGFCAGWIYPVTIKILTATFSKNELNKAISYYSLAWPLSIVISGLALPAMAIDLGWRAPYYMIAVISLLLGLSYLKLGDVKKDLDNKNNNNKLSFSVIKDKRVLVVSVAGFLFFLSYWTIALYAYRYFLYTGLNDYFAGLAYSLLALTGIPSTIMAGFIIQRFGPIKSLSLFEGVYGILTIILPISLNYIYMLIIAAVMGFVRFVITPANSSAVAMIGGSKAGSVSGISNFFWQTSGIISPIVASFILVDFSYLALWIFCGLVTLVSAVMYYVLL; this is translated from the coding sequence TTGAACAAGTGGGTAATTGTCTTCATAACTTCATCCTCCTTTTTTCTAGGCTATTTTGCCAGAGTAGCTTGGAGCATAGTGAGTGTTTATTCCACCTTAAAACCGAATGAATTTGAAAATGGACTTATATTCTCGTTGTTCTTCATAGCGTATGTTATAGTTCAAATTCCATCGGGACTACTTTCAGATATTTTTAAACCTAACTTGATTGCGTTACTATCTCTAATAGGGCTATTTATATCTTCTTTACTCTCTGGTATAGCTCAGACTATACTCACATTGTATGTATCGAGTTTTATGATGGGATTTTGCGCAGGATGGATATATCCTGTGACGATAAAGATTCTCACAGCAACATTTTCAAAGAACGAGCTAAACAAGGCTATAAGCTATTATAGCCTAGCCTGGCCATTGTCAATTGTAATATCTGGTTTAGCGTTACCTGCGATGGCTATTGACCTTGGCTGGAGAGCACCATATTATATGATAGCTGTGATATCCTTACTGTTAGGGTTATCATATCTGAAACTGGGTGATGTCAAAAAGGATTTAGATAATAAAAATAATAACAACAAATTATCTTTTTCAGTAATCAAGGATAAAAGGGTCTTGGTCGTCAGCGTTGCTGGTTTCCTGTTCTTTTTATCTTATTGGACTATTGCATTATACGCTTATAGGTACTTTCTGTACACAGGTCTGAACGATTACTTTGCAGGATTGGCATATTCACTCTTAGCTTTGACTGGAATTCCGTCAACCATAATGGCAGGTTTTATAATACAGAGGTTCGGTCCTATAAAATCCCTAAGTTTATTCGAAGGAGTTTATGGCATACTTACAATTATCTTACCAATTTCTTTAAATTATATTTACATGCTGATAATTGCTGCTGTTATGGGTTTCGTTAGATTTGTGATAACGCCTGCAAATTCCTCAGCTGTAGCCATGATAGGTGGTAGTAAAGCTGGTAGCGTCTCAGGTATTTCTAACTTCTTCTGGCAGACTAGCGGAATAATCTCACCTATTGTTGCGTCCTTCATATTAGTAGATTTCAGCTATCTCGCGTTGTGGATATTTTGTGGACTTGTGACACTCGTATCAGCTGTCATGTATTATGTGTTACTCTGA
- a CDS encoding peptidase U62 modulator of DNA gyrase: MIYEVEEEIINFTPQGNFTENRVIKVPRRGASGGCSSFTHPSVKDFERIREINDDEATIVIKKVRRQIRDDEHVCVEEKVLNYVSIGDLKFGYVGSPLEVKISLDFLKSIRFNVLEERVWNLGRIYGILDPEASAHVFHNLVEFLKGDQPRIRLGEKILSDEISIYDNPLNNYLLGFSVFDDEGYPTKRKEIVADGTVSSYLGTSFTKKVEPGNARGFIPKPDYFNLEVNNGSWNVKEMIEDTKGDWILVSGVKRSEIVKNSIRLFPRTVIFKGKGVVVREIAIPLQELLTIDAVSKDGRSVMVDENHGAYTPYVRLKVRPIIY, encoded by the coding sequence GTGATTTACGAGGTTGAAGAGGAAATAATTAACTTCACTCCTCAGGGGAACTTCACGGAAAATAGGGTTATTAAAGTTCCTAGAAGAGGAGCCTCAGGGGGCTGTTCGTCCTTTACACATCCAAGTGTGAAGGATTTTGAGAGAATAAGGGAGATCAATGATGATGAAGCTACAATTGTTATAAAGAAAGTTCGCAGACAAATAAGAGATGATGAACACGTTTGCGTTGAGGAGAAAGTTCTCAATTATGTAAGTATAGGTGATCTGAAGTTCGGATATGTGGGAAGTCCGCTTGAGGTAAAAATCTCGCTGGACTTTTTAAAATCTATAAGGTTTAACGTTTTAGAGGAGAGGGTGTGGAATTTAGGCAGGATCTACGGGATATTAGACCCAGAGGCATCAGCACATGTTTTTCATAACCTGGTCGAGTTTTTGAAGGGAGACCAACCTAGAATAAGACTTGGAGAGAAGATCTTATCAGATGAAATTTCTATATATGATAACCCCTTGAATAATTATCTACTTGGCTTTTCAGTTTTTGATGACGAGGGCTATCCTACCAAGAGGAAGGAGATCGTCGCTGACGGTACTGTCTCGTCATATCTTGGGACGTCATTTACAAAAAAAGTTGAGCCCGGAAATGCAAGGGGGTTCATACCTAAACCAGACTACTTTAACTTAGAGGTTAATAATGGTAGCTGGAATGTTAAGGAGATGATTGAAGATACTAAAGGAGATTGGATACTTGTTTCAGGTGTTAAGAGGAGTGAGATAGTGAAAAATAGTATCAGGCTATTTCCAAGAACAGTCATATTTAAGGGAAAAGGAGTAGTAGTGAGGGAGATAGCGATTCCTCTGCAAGAGCTATTGACAATTGATGCAGTAAGCAAGGATGGAAGAAGTGTTATGGTTGATGAAAATCATGGAGCCTATACCCCTTATGTTAGACTTAAGGTAAGACCTATAATATACTAA
- the fabG gene encoding 3-ketoacyl-ACP reductase (Catalyzes the first of the two reduction steps in the elongation cycle of fatty acid synthesis), translating to MFKGKNVVITGGTRGIGRAIAERFNSLGAKVFVLYASSESQAKELESKGMVTIKCDVSKRDQVIEASKKVREITNNIDVIVNNAGVMYTMPFEEFDEEKYKRMMDINLTGTIYVIHSFLPFMKQRGGVIVNIASNAGVGTSAVGTTFYAITKSAVIMLTRRLAFELGKYNIRVNAVAPGWVETDLTVSGRSPEETEKIKQWFRDRTVLRTTGRPEDIAGIVTFLSSDDARYITGQVIVADGGRIDYLTHSL from the coding sequence ATGTTTAAGGGTAAAAACGTAGTTATAACTGGTGGAACTAGGGGCATAGGAAGGGCTATAGCTGAGAGGTTTAACTCCTTAGGTGCTAAGGTATTTGTGCTCTACGCATCTTCGGAGAGCCAAGCAAAGGAATTGGAAAGTAAAGGAATGGTCACAATCAAGTGTGATGTATCAAAAAGGGATCAGGTTATAGAGGCTTCCAAAAAAGTAAGGGAGATTACAAATAACATAGATGTAATCGTAAATAATGCTGGAGTCATGTATACTATGCCGTTTGAAGAGTTTGATGAGGAAAAATACAAGAGAATGATGGATATTAACTTGACTGGAACGATCTACGTAATTCACTCTTTTCTGCCTTTCATGAAACAAAGAGGAGGTGTAATTGTAAATATAGCCTCAAATGCTGGAGTTGGCACCTCTGCCGTTGGAACGACGTTCTATGCCATAACCAAATCTGCTGTTATAATGTTAACCAGGAGACTAGCCTTTGAGTTAGGTAAGTATAACATTAGAGTTAACGCTGTAGCTCCAGGATGGGTGGAGACTGATTTAACTGTTTCGGGGAGGAGTCCTGAAGAGACTGAAAAAATTAAACAGTGGTTTAGGGATAGAACAGTACTACGCACGACCGGAAGACCAGAGGACATAGCAGGCATAGTCACCTTCCTATCCAGCGATGACGCCAGGTACATCACTGGACAAGTGATAGTAGCAGATGGAGGAAGAATTGATTATTTAACACATAGCTTGTAA
- a CDS encoding 2-haloalkanoic acid dehalogenase: protein MGKIACVDLGDTLVAFEPRRYQLIYDFLRDNGYNVSLLKVYRAYVRSLSKSNFPDDNGVNPFDVKDFLYELGLDPSNEKLTKKISSISRGSEYYIYDDAIDFLEYLRSEGYKIALVSNATPRARDVVYSLGLHKYLDILIFSFEVGVVKPNPKIFTYVREKLGEPDFHLGDIAEMDIQGAKRARLKRGILLDRFGFYGTDIRTLKDVIRFLEALRSV, encoded by the coding sequence ATGGGCAAAATAGCATGCGTAGATTTAGGTGATACGTTGGTAGCATTTGAGCCGAGAAGATACCAGCTGATATATGATTTTTTGAGGGACAACGGATACAATGTAAGTTTACTAAAAGTATATAGAGCTTACGTAAGGAGCCTCTCGAAGTCCAATTTTCCTGATGATAATGGTGTAAACCCATTTGATGTAAAAGACTTCCTTTATGAGTTGGGCTTAGACCCATCTAATGAGAAGTTAACAAAGAAAATTTCGTCTATATCGAGAGGTAGTGAGTACTATATTTATGATGATGCCATAGATTTCCTAGAGTACCTAAGATCTGAAGGTTATAAAATAGCTCTAGTCTCAAATGCCACCCCTAGGGCAAGGGACGTAGTATACTCGTTAGGCCTCCATAAATATCTTGACATCCTAATATTCTCCTTTGAAGTAGGGGTCGTTAAACCAAATCCAAAAATTTTCACATATGTTAGGGAGAAATTAGGCGAGCCAGACTTTCACTTAGGCGATATTGCTGAAATGGATATACAGGGAGCTAAGAGGGCTAGGCTAAAAAGGGGAATTCTTTTGGACAGGTTTGGATTCTATGGCACGGATATTAGGACATTGAAAGACGTTATTCGCTTTTTAGAGGCTTTGCGGTCAGTCTAA
- a CDS encoding radical SAM protein yields MYDIILTSDRGSFTDYGGTSVLGYVACMPARLVPRAFMNRFFTPPVPTDKDGRALFAPYAIRKIEALLTNSGFSVITVPPEKLKKFAKETKIIGITAHDPYGLNPVSAKLSFIFGGGPTWTAQFFDEFGEEIKSLKEKYKMKVIAGGPGAWELSLKKPDWIDTVFIGEAEVDLPPLVKSILDGNEPPSIVRGRNPKLDKIPPIQNPARLGEVQVTRGCPRGCRFCSITPETFRSIPIDVIKKEVVINMKGGWRRVEFITDDILLYGSQKLRTNHDAIVNLFSEVMKMGVDGIWFPHISAPAVRESPKTVKAMSEIASYNFDRAAAPVVGLESGSLKIIEKYMPAKAFPWTPRDWRDVILDATAIMNDNYIYPCYTMTVGYPDETEEDVDQSISLVQSLIDHKLVTWIFPLPVIPISTTYISKNPYPKPEKLPKNYWDLLYLAWNYDLKITRQLIPVITNSMRNKLVRKIVQIMIDKIFSSIDFVFMQLKETKGEHAKIYSQVNLNNLTGVLKSIYWLIRLTAKPLKSE; encoded by the coding sequence ATGTATGACATAATCCTTACATCAGATAGAGGATCCTTCACAGACTATGGGGGAACCAGTGTACTAGGATATGTAGCCTGCATGCCAGCTAGACTGGTTCCAAGAGCTTTTATGAACAGGTTCTTCACTCCCCCTGTACCAACAGATAAAGATGGTAGAGCACTGTTTGCTCCATACGCCATAAGAAAAATCGAGGCATTACTCACAAATTCAGGATTTAGTGTAATTACAGTACCTCCAGAAAAGTTAAAGAAATTTGCCAAGGAAACTAAAATAATTGGAATTACAGCCCACGATCCATATGGTTTAAACCCAGTGAGTGCAAAGTTGAGTTTCATATTTGGCGGAGGTCCTACTTGGACCGCCCAGTTCTTTGACGAGTTTGGTGAGGAGATAAAGAGTTTGAAGGAAAAATATAAAATGAAAGTGATTGCAGGAGGTCCAGGAGCCTGGGAACTCAGTCTTAAAAAACCTGATTGGATAGATACTGTCTTTATAGGAGAGGCAGAAGTAGATCTTCCACCGTTAGTTAAGTCAATTCTTGATGGGAATGAACCACCATCCATAGTTAGAGGAAGAAACCCAAAGCTGGATAAAATTCCTCCAATACAAAATCCTGCTAGGTTAGGGGAGGTTCAGGTAACAAGGGGTTGCCCCAGAGGTTGTAGGTTCTGTTCAATTACCCCAGAGACTTTCAGATCAATACCTATAGATGTCATAAAGAAAGAAGTAGTGATAAATATGAAAGGTGGGTGGAGGAGGGTGGAGTTCATTACAGACGATATCTTACTTTATGGATCGCAAAAGTTGAGGACTAATCATGATGCCATAGTAAATCTGTTTTCAGAAGTTATGAAGATGGGGGTTGATGGAATATGGTTCCCACACATATCGGCACCGGCAGTTAGGGAAAGCCCTAAGACTGTAAAGGCTATGTCAGAAATAGCTTCATATAATTTCGATAGAGCTGCAGCTCCCGTAGTTGGTCTAGAGAGCGGGAGTTTGAAGATAATTGAAAAGTACATGCCTGCTAAAGCCTTCCCATGGACTCCCAGGGACTGGAGAGATGTAATCCTAGATGCCACAGCAATAATGAATGACAATTACATCTATCCGTGCTACACTATGACAGTAGGTTATCCAGATGAGACTGAAGAAGACGTGGACCAGAGTATCAGCCTAGTCCAGTCATTGATAGATCATAAACTGGTAACATGGATATTCCCGTTACCTGTAATTCCGATCTCAACAACTTACATTTCCAAGAATCCATACCCTAAGCCTGAGAAGCTTCCTAAAAACTATTGGGATTTGCTATACCTAGCATGGAATTATGATCTGAAAATTACTAGACAACTAATCCCTGTAATAACAAATAGCATGAGAAATAAACTGGTGAGGAAGATAGTTCAAATCATGATCGATAAAATATTCTCCAGCATAGACTTTGTGTTCATGCAATTGAAAGAAACAAAAGGAGAACATGCTAAGATTTACTCACAGGTTAACTTAAACAACCTCACTGGAGTCCTGAAATCAATATATTGGCTCATTAGACTGACCGCAAAGCCTCTAAAAAGCGAATAA
- a CDS encoding cation transporter — MIRILICFSLITASLLITSIFANSALLFTEFIHSLVDLIPIAFAFYALRIIDRIDSKYTYGLHRLEIVSSLFNIFTVVAGSIFSVYISTVELIEGSRGDYLLVLISSSIALSLSLIASTDKSEGGRVSGSKLHAIQDSLAYVLAVISSLLIIATKIYFIDPASAYILNGVLIITSLSSLKLSYNILMEKSPIDTKSVEAELQSIFPQVHHIHVWSICDHLNVATLHVKENPDLTLRELDRKREYAEKVLREKFGITHVTIQFEASNKKEKLEKI, encoded by the coding sequence GTGATAAGAATACTAATTTGTTTCTCATTGATTACCGCTAGTCTACTGATTACCTCCATATTTGCTAACAGTGCTCTATTATTCACTGAATTTATTCACTCACTAGTAGATCTAATCCCCATAGCTTTTGCATTCTATGCATTAAGGATTATTGACAGGATTGACAGTAAATACACTTATGGATTGCATAGACTTGAAATTGTGAGCTCATTATTCAACATTTTCACCGTAGTAGCAGGAAGCATCTTTAGTGTATATATCTCTACCGTTGAGTTAATTGAAGGCTCGAGGGGAGACTACTTACTAGTTCTAATCTCTTCCTCTATAGCCCTCTCTTTATCTCTAATAGCCTCTACAGATAAGAGTGAAGGGGGGAGGGTTAGCGGGAGTAAGTTACATGCGATCCAAGACTCATTGGCATATGTATTAGCTGTTATTTCATCCTTACTCATTATTGCTACGAAAATATACTTCATTGACCCTGCATCAGCGTATATCTTAAATGGAGTCCTAATAATAACATCACTGAGCTCTTTAAAGTTATCCTATAACATCCTAATGGAGAAGTCACCTATTGACACAAAAAGTGTGGAAGCTGAATTACAGTCTATTTTTCCTCAAGTTCATCACATTCATGTATGGTCTATATGTGACCATTTAAATGTAGCGACACTTCACGTAAAGGAGAATCCTGATCTAACGTTAAGAGAACTTGATAGGAAAAGGGAGTACGCAGAAAAGGTTCTAAGGGAAAAATTTGGTATTACTCATGTTACAATACAGTTTGAAGCCAGTAATAAAAAAGAGAAGCTTGAGAAGATTTAA
- a CDS encoding citrate synthase (catalyzes the formation of citrate from acetyl-CoA and oxaloacetate) yields MLYGELPKKSDLQRVKNKLDESFEVPDQAINLIYSLPKDSETIGLMEAAFGVLAAIYNPTWEKAKNKDIAIEIVAKTATILANIYRAKEGLKPRIPQPSESLARSFLEAAFGGHVEDKKVKAMDIALILYTDHEVPASTTAGLVAASTLSDLYSCIVAALSALKGPLHGGAAEEAFKQFVEIGSPEKVDEWFKTNILDKKKRLMGFGHRVYRTFDPRGKIFKKYAEELASGNEQVKKYLDIAERLEKLGVETFSGKGVYPNTDFYSGIVFYGIGFPIYMFTGIFALSRTLGWLAHFIEYVEEQHRLIRPRALYVGPSQRDYVPLENRG; encoded by the coding sequence ATGCTTTATGGAGAACTTCCCAAAAAATCAGATCTCCAGAGAGTTAAAAATAAGTTGGATGAGAGCTTCGAAGTACCTGACCAGGCAATAAACCTAATTTACTCACTACCTAAAGACTCAGAGACTATTGGTTTAATGGAAGCAGCCTTTGGAGTACTTGCAGCAATTTATAATCCCACCTGGGAGAAGGCAAAAAACAAGGATATAGCAATAGAGATCGTAGCGAAAACAGCCACAATATTAGCAAATATTTATAGGGCTAAGGAGGGATTAAAACCAAGAATACCACAACCTAGTGAGAGTTTAGCTAGGAGCTTTTTGGAGGCAGCATTTGGAGGACATGTGGAAGACAAGAAAGTAAAAGCTATGGATATTGCATTAATACTTTACACTGATCATGAAGTTCCTGCATCCACAACAGCTGGACTTGTTGCAGCTTCCACATTATCAGACCTTTACTCTTGTATAGTTGCAGCCCTTTCCGCATTAAAGGGTCCATTACATGGAGGAGCTGCTGAGGAAGCCTTTAAGCAATTTGTGGAGATAGGATCTCCTGAAAAAGTGGATGAGTGGTTCAAAACCAATATCTTGGATAAGAAGAAGAGATTAATGGGATTCGGACATAGAGTTTACAGGACTTTTGATCCAAGAGGAAAAATATTTAAGAAGTATGCAGAGGAATTAGCAAGTGGTAATGAGCAGGTTAAGAAGTATCTTGACATTGCTGAAAGACTTGAAAAGTTAGGAGTTGAAACATTCTCAGGTAAAGGAGTCTATCCAAACACAGACTTCTACTCAGGGATTGTATTTTATGGTATAGGCTTCCCAATCTACATGTTCACAGGGATATTCGCACTGTCTAGAACTCTAGGATGGCTAGCCCATTTCATTGAGTATGTGGAAGAGCAACACAGGTTAATAAGACCCAGAGCCCTATATGTAGGACCATCACAGAGGGATTACGTACCATTAGAAAATAGAGGTTAA
- a CDS encoding methylisocitrate lyase, which yields MSELLKKANFLLIPGVFNPFTALLAEQVGFKAVYLSGGAYTSSLGMPDLGIITLDELAWIIRRIREVTDIPIIVDADTGFGEVLNVYRAVKVLESAGANAIQIEDQVLPKKCGHLDGKEVVHPRDMVSKIKAALKARKDMLIIARTDSRAVNGLDDAIQRAKTYLEAGADIIFPEAMESKDEFQKFAKEVKAPLLANMTEFGKTPYITAKEFREMGYKYVIFPVTIFRVAAKAMKDALEVLMREGTQKSLLDKMMTRKEQYEVIKYYSYEDLDKQLAKDL from the coding sequence TTGTCAGAGCTATTAAAGAAGGCTAATTTTTTATTAATTCCTGGAGTATTCAATCCATTTACTGCCCTTCTAGCTGAGCAAGTTGGATTTAAAGCAGTTTACCTTTCAGGCGGTGCATATACCTCTTCCCTCGGTATGCCAGATTTAGGCATAATAACACTTGATGAATTAGCCTGGATTATAAGGAGAATAAGGGAAGTCACTGATATACCAATAATTGTTGATGCAGACACTGGGTTTGGTGAAGTTTTAAATGTATATAGAGCCGTAAAAGTTTTAGAAAGTGCGGGAGCTAATGCGATTCAGATAGAGGATCAAGTTTTACCCAAAAAATGCGGTCACTTGGATGGTAAAGAAGTTGTGCACCCAAGGGACATGGTATCTAAAATAAAAGCAGCACTTAAAGCCCGTAAGGACATGCTGATAATAGCCAGAACTGACTCTAGAGCAGTGAATGGTCTTGATGACGCGATTCAGAGAGCAAAGACATACCTAGAGGCTGGCGCAGATATAATATTCCCTGAAGCTATGGAATCTAAGGATGAGTTCCAAAAGTTTGCTAAGGAGGTCAAGGCACCTCTTTTGGCAAATATGACAGAATTTGGAAAGACGCCATACATTACGGCCAAGGAGTTTAGAGAGATGGGATATAAATATGTAATATTCCCTGTTACCATATTTAGAGTTGCAGCAAAGGCAATGAAGGATGCGCTTGAAGTCTTAATGAGAGAGGGAACCCAGAAATCTCTCTTAGATAAGATGATGACTAGGAAAGAGCAGTATGAGGTTATTAAATATTACTCTTATGAAGATTTAGATAAACAACTTGCAAAAGATTTATAG
- a CDS encoding 2-methylcitrate dehydratase, producing MELSDTIAEFASSVTKVSDDVVKEVKKRVLDSVAVALASINSQPAKVAQETAKYFPGEAPMLNGMKASPDFASFYNTLLIRYLDFNDTYLSLEPLHPSDMIGGLLTLASIFDLKGEDLIRAIAVGYEVGVNLCDTTSLRKKGFDHVNFLGIGAAAGMANLLSLDKEKAKNAISLTIVPHVALRETRSGKLTMWKAGATAEAVRNAVFATLMAKNGFTGPELPFSGVFGFSSIIAKDMDYSKFKLTEGKAILRTMLKKYPVEYHAEALVEAGMKINYEGEIKKIVVETYEAGKSILADTEDKWKPRNKETADHSIPFIITVTLLKKYLWLDSYNLIGYKELEELMKKVEVVEREDYTKVYARELPTKVTVITSKGEYSAEVRVPRGHYANPMSEDEVVEKAKKLGMSEKQINSVLQLDTIKVRDLVRAIKEG from the coding sequence ATGGAACTCTCCGATACAATAGCGGAGTTCGCATCTTCCGTAACTAAAGTAAGTGATGATGTGGTAAAAGAAGTAAAGAAACGTGTTCTGGACAGCGTTGCGGTAGCTCTAGCGTCTATAAACTCTCAACCTGCTAAAGTTGCACAAGAGACAGCTAAATACTTCCCTGGAGAAGCTCCTATGCTAAACGGAATGAAGGCAAGCCCAGATTTTGCCTCATTCTACAACACACTGTTAATCCGTTACCTTGATTTTAACGATACTTATCTTAGCCTTGAACCACTTCACCCAAGTGACATGATAGGAGGATTACTTACATTAGCATCAATATTCGATTTGAAGGGTGAAGACTTAATTAGGGCTATTGCTGTGGGCTATGAAGTTGGGGTGAATCTTTGTGACACAACGTCATTAAGAAAGAAGGGCTTTGACCATGTAAATTTTTTAGGAATAGGTGCGGCTGCTGGAATGGCTAATCTATTGTCTTTAGATAAGGAGAAAGCTAAGAATGCAATTTCACTTACCATAGTTCCACATGTGGCACTTAGAGAGACAAGAAGTGGAAAGCTAACCATGTGGAAAGCAGGAGCCACAGCAGAGGCAGTAAGAAATGCTGTTTTTGCTACACTTATGGCAAAGAACGGATTTACTGGACCTGAGCTACCATTCTCTGGGGTGTTCGGTTTCTCCTCGATCATAGCTAAGGACATGGATTATTCCAAGTTCAAATTAACAGAGGGTAAGGCTATACTAAGGACCATGTTGAAGAAATACCCAGTGGAATACCACGCTGAGGCACTTGTTGAGGCTGGTATGAAAATAAATTATGAGGGAGAGATAAAGAAGATAGTTGTCGAAACGTATGAGGCAGGGAAGAGTATTTTAGCAGATACTGAGGACAAATGGAAGCCTAGAAATAAGGAAACTGCAGATCACAGTATACCTTTCATAATCACCGTTACACTCCTTAAGAAGTACCTGTGGTTAGATTCATACAATTTAATTGGTTATAAGGAGTTAGAAGAGTTGATGAAGAAAGTGGAGGTAGTGGAGAGAGAAGATTACACGAAGGTTTATGCTAGAGAATTACCCACAAAAGTAACGGTGATTACAAGTAAGGGAGAATATTCTGCAGAAGTTAGAGTACCTAGAGGACATTACGCTAATCCCATGAGCGAGGATGAAGTTGTAGAAAAGGCTAAAAAGTTAGGAATGTCAGAAAAACAAATAAATTCAGTTTTGCAGTTAGACACAATTAAGGTGAGAGATCTTGTCAGAGCTATTAAAGAAGGCTAA